CTGAAGCTTATACAATCTGTAAATCGACAGATAATCGAGGTCTTCAATAAGTTTGACGACCTTCGGTAGCTGTGGTTCTTGCTGGCCGTAGTCATCTACATAAGTGTTAAAGTCCTCAACAATCAGTTTCTGGCTAAAGGAAAAGGAAAGAACAGCTATTGCCAGAAAGAAGATGACCGAGAGTATAGTCTTTGGCACTTTACACCTCCAGCCCGATCACTTGTTCAACATGTTTTCAATAGCGTTTATTATTACATTTAGCCCAGTAGTGTTAGCGGCTCCGTCAGGTAAAACTATATCACAAAAGTATTTCTGCGGTTCTATGAAGCTCTCAAACGAAGGCGCAACAAACTTCCTGTACTGCTCAATTATGCTGTCCACAGACCTTCCTCTCTCCTTGGTATCGCGCTCAATCCTTCTAATCAGTCTCTCATCTGAAGGAGCATCTATGTATATAGAAAAATCGAAGAGATCTCTCATCTCTTTCTTGAACATAACAAGGAGCCCTTCAACAATAACAAGCGGCTTTGGTTTGAACTCTCTGCATATTCCCTCTTCCCGTCGGTAAGTAACCATACTATAGACTGGAACCATAATGCTTTTGTTCCCTTTTGTCGACTTCAGGTGTTGTTCAAAGAGTTCAAAATCGAAGGCTCTTGGTGAGTCGAAGTTGAACTCTCTTGGATCTGTCCCAGGATCGAGGTTCTTGTAGTAATCATCCATTGAGAGTATTGCAGCTCTATCCTTGAAGTGGTTGTAGATTACGTTGGTAACCGATGTCTTGCCTGAACCACTGCCGCCGATTATCGAAACAAGCACCATTATCTTATTCTTACCCTTCTTGAAGATCCAAAGGTCATGTTGAAGGCCAGTGACCTGAATGAGACAGAGATATCTATCTCTTCATTCCTCACTTCTGGCGGCAACGAGAGTCTCACTGGAGCGAAATTGACTATTCCCTTAATGCTGGCCTCGATTAGCAGTTCAGCAGTACTTTGTGCAGCATTTGCGGGAACTGTAATGACACCAATCTCAATATTTCTTTCCCTGACAATCTCTTTCAGCAACAAAGTAGAGTCGATTACAAGATCATTTGGCATTGGGATTCCTATCTTATTGGGGTTGTTGTCAAATAGAGCTCTTGTAATGAAGCCTGAATTGGAAAGGCCCGGATAGTTTGCCAGAGCCATCCCCAGGTTGCCCATTCCAACGATGCAAGTATTCCATTTTTTCCTGATTCCAAGTATCTCGCTTATACTGTCAAGCAGAAGCTCGGTGGCATAGCCTACGCCTCTCTTTCCGAATTCTCCAAAATAAGATAGGTCTTTCCTGACTTGGCTAGCTTTGATTCCAAGCCTTTCCGCAAGATCCTTTGAGGATACGCTAGGCACACCAGAGATAACCAAATTCTCTAAACATCT
This window of the Mesotoga sp. BH458_6_3_2_1 genome carries:
- the udk gene encoding uridine kinase, whose product is MVLVSIIGGSGSGKTSVTNVIYNHFKDRAAILSMDDYYKNLDPGTDPREFNFDSPRAFDFELFEQHLKSTKGNKSIMVPVYSMVTYRREEGICREFKPKPLVIVEGLLVMFKKEMRDLFDFSIYIDAPSDERLIRRIERDTKERGRSVDSIIEQYRKFVAPSFESFIEPQKYFCDIVLPDGAANTTGLNVIINAIENMLNK
- a CDS encoding redox-sensing transcriptional repressor Rex, with product MDSRRIPKPTIKRLAVYHRCLENLVISGVPSVSSKDLAERLGIKASQVRKDLSYFGEFGKRGVGYATELLLDSISEILGIRKKWNTCIVGMGNLGMALANYPGLSNSGFITRALFDNNPNKIGIPMPNDLVIDSTLLLKEIVRERNIEIGVITVPANAAQSTAELLIEASIKGIVNFAPVRLSLPPEVRNEEIDISVSFRSLAFNMTFGSSRRVRIR